The following nucleotide sequence is from Streptomyces sp. NBC_00239.
CATCCGGCCCATCCGGCCGCGAGGTCATGACCGGTAGGCGATGTTCGTCATCATCCCGGCCTCGCCGTGGTAGGCGTTGTGGCAGTGCAGCATCCACTGGCCGGGGTTGTCGGCGTCGAAGAAGACGGACAGCTTCTTCTTGGGCAGGACGATCGCGGTGTCCTTGCGCGGACCCGAGTCGCCGAGCTGGTAGGTGTGGCCGTGCAGGTGCATCGGGTGCCACATGGTGGTGTCGTTGACGAAGTCCAGCCGCACCCGCTGGCCCTCCTCGACCAGGATCGGGTTGGACTCCGGGGCGGTCATGTCGAACGGCTTGCCGTTGATGGCCCAGTTGTAGTGCATCATGCCGCCGGTGAGCTTGATCTCGTGCGTGACGTCGGCCTTGGCGGACTTCAGTCGCACGTCGTCGGCCGCGCGGAGCTGGGAGGCGGTCATGATCAGGCCGCCGAGTTCCTTCGGCCGTACGGACGCCGACGGGGCAGTGCCGGAGCCGGTACGGACCAGGGCCAGGCCGCTCGCGTTCTTGCCCTCGGCCGCGGCGACCAGGGGGAAGACGCCGTCTGCGAGGGTGACCAGGACGTCGTAGCGTTCGCCCATGCCGATGAGCAGGGCGTCCACCTGCTGGTGCTGGACCGGGTAGCCGTCGGTGTGGGTGATGGTCAGCTGGTGGCCGCCGAGGGCGACCCGGTAGGCGGTGTCGGAGCCGGCGTTGATGATGCGGAGCCGTACCTTGCGGCCGGGCTTGCCGGTGTAGACGTCGGGGTCGGCCGGGACCCGGCCGTTGATCAGGTGGTACGGGTACTTCACGTCGCCGGCGTCGCCGCCGAGCAGCTCACTCTCGGCGCCCATGAACATGAACCTCGACGACATGCCGCCCGGGGAGGCTGACGGTGACGGGGATGCCGTATCGCCGTCCATGTTTCCCATGTTGTGCATGTAGTGGCCCTTCATGCCCGAGCCGGAGCCGTCGCCCATGTCCATGCCGCCCATGCCCTGCCTGAGTTCGGCGAAGACCTCGTCGGGGGTGCCGGTGACGCCGTCGACCCAGTCGTCGAGGACGACGACCCATTCGTCGTCGTACGCCAGCGGCTCGCGGGGGTCCTCGACGATGAGCGGGGCGTACAGGCCGCGGTCGAGCTGGACGCCGACGTGCGGGTGGAAGAAGTACGTGCCGGGGGTGTCGGCGATGAACCGGTAGGTGAAGG
It contains:
- a CDS encoding multicopper oxidase family protein gives rise to the protein MNSINRRSVLLAGLGAAGVGALAACSNSASTPALVSPSGSQVARAEKKRAGTGREHKTTLTAAPAMLDLGGNIRAKTWAFDGRTPGKELRLSAGDTLAAELSNQLPGKATTSIHWHGITLRNDMDGVPTATQTPVRAGSTFTYRFIADTPGTYFFHPHVGVQLDRGLYAPLIVEDPREPLAYDDEWVVVLDDWVDGVTGTPDEVFAELRQGMGGMDMGDGSGSGMKGHYMHNMGNMDGDTASPSPSASPGGMSSRFMFMGAESELLGGDAGDVKYPYHLINGRVPADPDVYTGKPGRKVRLRIINAGSDTAYRVALGGHQLTITHTDGYPVQHQQVDALLIGMGERYDVLVTLADGVFPLVAAAEGKNASGLALVRTGSGTAPSASVRPKELGGLIMTASQLRAADDVRLKSAKADVTHEIKLTGGMMHYNWAINGKPFDMTAPESNPILVEEGQRVRLDFVNDTTMWHPMHLHGHTYQLGDSGPRKDTAIVLPKKKLSVFFDADNPGQWMLHCHNAYHGEAGMMTNIAYRS